A DNA window from Engystomops pustulosus chromosome 6, aEngPut4.maternal, whole genome shotgun sequence contains the following coding sequences:
- the LOC140065627 gene encoding uncharacterized protein encodes MDDYEAIEEAEVEELVMEVYNNIGAEEMEEIYIRQEESDEEEGYIGDEEEEEVEETGVEAIYISQGESDEEEGNIGEEEEEVEETEVEVIYIRQEESDEEEGYIGDEEEEVEETGVEAIYISEEEVPEMKEEINSKEEEEEEMAMWWRRVAMSDQPVRIRTVMKLTPFTLDTIEEEQTPQEEEEQTPQEEEEQTPQEEEEQTPQEEEEQVVAEVEEVSPRRPLGQEVMEAGASEESPLPRRRWWRPKCLQNSSSKKRRSSSRGERRPSRFLRFLLCCISIDTVE; translated from the exons ATGGATGACTACGAGGCGATTGAGGAGGCAGAGGTGGAGGAGTTGGTGATGGAGGTGTATAATAACATCGgagcggaggagatggaggagattTACATCAGGCAGGAGGAGAGTGATGAAGAGGAGGGTTACATcggtgatgaggaggaggaggaggtggaggagacagGAGTGGAGGCGATTTACATCAGCCAGGGAGAGAGTGATGAAGAGGAGGGTAACatcggagaggaagaggaggaggtggaagagactGAAGTGGAGGTGATTTACATCAGGCAGGAGGAGAGTGATGAAGAGGAGGGTTACAtcggagatgaggaggaggaggtggaagagacagGAGTGGAGGCGATTTACATCAGTGAGGAGGAAGTGCCCGAGATGAAGGAGGAAATTAACagcaaggaggaagaggaggaggagatggcgaT GTGGTGGAGGCGCGTGGCCATGTCTGACCAGCCAGTACG GATAAGAACAGTGATGAAATTGACTCCATTTACACTTGATACCAT CGAGGAGGAGCAGActccacaggaagaggaggagcagactccacaggaagaggaggagcagactccacaggaagaggaggagcagactccacaggaagaggaggagcaagTGGTTGCAGAGGTGGAGGAAGTGAGTCCAAGAAG ACCTTTAGGACAGGAGGTGATGGAGGCCGGGGCGAGTGAGGAGTCTCCCCT gCCAAGACGCAGGTGGTGGAGACCAAAGTGTTTGCAGAACAGCAGCAGCAAGAAGCG cagaagcagcagcaggggaGAGAGAAGACCTTCAAG GTTCCTCAGATTCCTCCTGTGTTGCATCAGCATAGACACGGTAGAGTAG